One window of Plasmodium relictum strain SGS1 genome assembly, chromosome: 14 genomic DNA carries:
- the RPS27 gene encoding 40S ribosomal protein S27, putative produces the protein MNVDLLNPDPVEESKKHKLKRLIPSPNSYFMDVKCPGCLQITTLFSHAQNVVLCGSCNIMLCQPTGGKCKLTEGCSFRKKIE, from the exons ATGAATGTCGATTTGTTAAATCCAGATCCAGTAGAAGAAtcaaaaaaacataaattaaaaagattaaTACCAAGCCctaattcttattttatgGATGTAAAATGCCCAGGATGTCTTCAAATTACAACCTTATTTAGTCATGCGCAAAATGTAGTTCTATGTGGaag ctGTAATATTATGTTATGCCAACCAACTGGTGGAAAATGTAAATTAACTGAAGGTTGTTcctttagaaaaaaaattgaataa